CCCACAGATTACATGGGAAATTGCTGTAAAACAGAATGTTGGTTTTGAAATGGACCTGTTCAAAAACAGAGCTCTGAAAGTTATTGTTGAGTACTTTACTGAAAATCGTGAGCAGATCTATCAGGCAAGGGCTAACTTACCTGAGACAATGGGTCTTACCAGCAACGTGTATGGTAACGTGGGTGAGGTAAAAAGTGCCGGTTGGGATGGATCTATCGACCTAAACCACTCATTCAACAAGGATCTTTGGATAAGCGGCCGCTTTAACTTTACATATGCACACAACGAAATAATTGAGAATGAAGAACCTGAATATCGTTGGTCATATCTGAGCAATATTGGCTGGCCTATCAACACATGGAAAGGTTATATTGCAGAGCGTCTGTTTATTGACGAAGCTGACGTGGCTAACTCACCAAGACAGGAACTTGGAGGTATTGTACGTGCAGGTGATATCAAGTATAAGGATATTAACGGTGACGGTAGAGTAAACTCTGACGACCAGGTGCATATCGGTTATCCTATTGTACCGGAAATCACTTATGGTTTTGGTCTTTCAGGAGGATATAAGAACTTCGACTTGTCATTCTTTATGCAGGGACAGGACAGGGTTTCTTTCTTTATAAATCCTAATAACATTGCTCCTTTTGTTGAACAGCGCAATGCTATGCAGTATATCGCTGACGACCACTGGAATCCTAACAACCCGGTTGCTAAGGCTTTCTGGCCAAGACTTTCTGCTTCTTATAACGACAATAACAACGTTTCCAACTCTACATGGTGGATCCGTAACGGTCGTTTCCTACGTATGAAGAATGCTGAGCTTGGTTATACATTGCCTAAGAATTTCTTCCCAAGCACAGGTATTGAAAGCTTGAGACTATATCTTGCTGGTCAGAACCTGTTTAACTTGTCGGATTTCAAATTATGGGATCCTGAAATGGGTGGTGAAGGGTTTAATTATCCTCTTCAGAAGGTTTACAGTGTTGGTTTAACTGTTTCATTTTAACCATAAAGATTTAAAGTTTAATAGATTATGAAATATAAAATATTTACAATTTGTTTAATAGGCATATCGATGCTCTTCACGGGGTGCGATTTCCTTGACGTTGTGCCCGATAACACAGTGGAGGTTGGGAGTCTCTTCGAAAACAGGGATAAGGCTCTGAATGCTCTCTCTACCTGCTACAGATATATGCCTAATTACGAAAAGATACATGAGTCCATGTCACTTGCAGGAGATGAGTGGCTTGGTCGTCTCGACAGTGATTATGCAAATAACAGAGGTATAAACCGTGGTATTAAATTGATGCGCGGACTGAATAACTCTAATGATCCTATACTTAACTACTGGGCAGGTGGAGGCGGTGCAAATAGTCTTTACGAAGGTATCAGGGTATGTAATATCTTTCTGCAGAATATTGAAGATGTGCCTGACCTGACTCCAAGGGAGAAGAAGGACTGGATTGCACAGGTTAAGATTCTTAAGGCTTATTATCACTATTATCTTACTCGTCTTTATGGACCAATCGTTATTGCTGATGAGAATCTTGAACCATATTCAAGTGTGGAGGATGTAAGACAGGAAAGACAATCCATAGACTCTTGCTTTAATTATGTTGTTGGCCTTATAGATGAGGTACTTACCGAAGGTGATCTTTCTATCTCAAGAGATGCTTCTTTCCTTGGTCAGGTTGATCAGCAGATTGCTAAGGCTATCAAGGCTGAGGTACTGCTTACAAGAGCAAGTCCGCTTTTCAATGGCAACTCTGAGTTCTATAGTAACTTCAAGGGTATTAATGGTGAGCTGCTCTTCCCGATGCAGTATGACGAATCTAAATGGAAAGATGCACTTGACGCAATAACTGAAGCTATTGAAATTGCTGAAGCAAACGGTAAGAAGCTTTATGAATACAAGGGTACTCCTAAATTCTGGGATGTTGATAATTTCGCTACTTCAGAAATCATTCAGTATGCTTATAATGAAAGATTCTCAATTGTTGAGCCTTGGAATGATGAGGTAATTTGGGGTTATTCAGGACTTGATTATGAAGGTCAGGGTGGTTTTGCTCATGCAACTAATATGCGTTCGGTTGCCGACCCAACACAGGCTGGTTATGCTTGGCAGTGGCTGGGGGCTGACTACAGAATGGTAGAGCGTTTCTATTCAAAGAATGGTGTTCCAATTGAGGATGACATTACTTATGAATATGATGGCAGACTGGAAATTACTACTGTTCCTAATGATACTTATCATAAGGGTTATATGCAGGATGGTGAGAAAACTATCAAACTTCATCTTAACAGAGAGCCTCGCTTTTATGCATGGCTGGCTGTTGACCGCAGTATCTGGCGTACTCATGACATCGCAAATGATGTAAAGATGCGTTATAACGAGTTCCCCGGCGGTAGAGGTGCTCATCATACGACCGACTTCTACTGGACTGGTGTTGGTGTTAAGAAGCTTGTGCATCCTGAATCCGGAACCGGCCACTGGGCACGTGTGGTGAAATATCCTTATCCGATATTTAGGCTTTCCGACCTCTATCTGATGTATGCTGAAGCATATAATGAGCTTAACGGTCCCGGCCAGCCTGCATACGATGCTCTTAACAAAATCAGAAGAAGAGCTGGTCTGCCTGATATAGAGGATGTATGGAGTGATCCATCAATAGTAAGAAACGTTGGCAAACATACAACCAAGGAGGGTCTTCGCGACATTATACATACTGAGCGCTCAATCGAGCTTAGCTTCGAAGGAAAACGCTACTTTGATGTAACAAGATGGAAAGAGGCCGGAAGATATTTCAACTCTCCGGTGAAAGGATGGAACACTACAGGTGTTGACCCTGAACAGTTCTATATCCTTATGACCTTACAAAACCGTGTTTGGCAAACGCCTCGTGATTATTTAATGCCAATTCCATTGTGGGATTTGAACAGAAATCCAAACTTAGTACAAAATCCGGGATGGTAAAACAGCACAAATAAAATATAACAATATGAAATATATTTATAACATAACAATACTTTTTGTCCTGGCATTGCTGCCACTCTTGAATAGTTGCCAGGATGAAGCTACCAGTGGTGATATGACTCCGCCTGCTCAGATAAAGGATGTGCAGTTTACACCGCTGAATGGTGGTGGTTACTTTACTTACACAATTCCAGAAGATGAGGACTTCCTCTATGTTAGGGGGGAATATCAGATTGATAATGGAGAGGTAATTTCAAAGACAAGCAGTGTTTATGCTGACACTCTTTTTATTGAAGGTCTTGGTAGTGTAAAGGAATATCAGGTGAAGCTGTTCTCTGTTGACAGAGATAATAATCACTCTGAACCGGTTGTAATGAATGTTACTCCTCTTATTCCTACAACTGCTGCTATCCTTGAGACTGTAACTGTACAGCCTGGATTCTCTTCTCTTGTGGTTGACTGGACCAATGATCAGCAGCTTACTGTACAGATTTTAGTTAACGTGAAAGTTGGAGATAAGGATGTGAATCAGATCTACTCTTCAAACCTGAAGAAGGACCGATTTGTAATCGAGAACCTGACAGGTGTTCCTCATACTGTAAGTGTACACATCAAAGACACATATGGTAATGAGACTGAAGCAGTGGATTTCGGTCAGATCACCCCGCTTATCGATGCTCCAATTTCTAAGGATCAGTGGGCATTCTTGCGCGATCAGCTTCTGTATGGCAACAAGTGGGATTACAGCAGTGATGATAATCCATTTAATCAAAGACCGTTCCCTGAGTATGACAGACTTTACCAGAATGACAGTTTGAAGAATGCTCCTATGTCGCACGTG
This portion of the Lascolabacillus massiliensis genome encodes:
- a CDS encoding RagB/SusD family nutrient uptake outer membrane protein; the protein is MKYKIFTICLIGISMLFTGCDFLDVVPDNTVEVGSLFENRDKALNALSTCYRYMPNYEKIHESMSLAGDEWLGRLDSDYANNRGINRGIKLMRGLNNSNDPILNYWAGGGGANSLYEGIRVCNIFLQNIEDVPDLTPREKKDWIAQVKILKAYYHYYLTRLYGPIVIADENLEPYSSVEDVRQERQSIDSCFNYVVGLIDEVLTEGDLSISRDASFLGQVDQQIAKAIKAEVLLTRASPLFNGNSEFYSNFKGINGELLFPMQYDESKWKDALDAITEAIEIAEANGKKLYEYKGTPKFWDVDNFATSEIIQYAYNERFSIVEPWNDEVIWGYSGLDYEGQGGFAHATNMRSVADPTQAGYAWQWLGADYRMVERFYSKNGVPIEDDITYEYDGRLEITTVPNDTYHKGYMQDGEKTIKLHLNREPRFYAWLAVDRSIWRTHDIANDVKMRYNEFPGGRGAHHTTDFYWTGVGVKKLVHPESGTGHWARVVKYPYPIFRLSDLYLMYAEAYNELNGPGQPAYDALNKIRRRAGLPDIEDVWSDPSIVRNVGKHTTKEGLRDIIHTERSIELSFEGKRYFDVTRWKEAGRYFNSPVKGWNTTGVDPEQFYILMTLQNRVWQTPRDYLMPIPLWDLNRNPNLVQNPGW
- a CDS encoding DUF4959 domain-containing protein, producing MKYIYNITILFVLALLPLLNSCQDEATSGDMTPPAQIKDVQFTPLNGGGYFTYTIPEDEDFLYVRGEYQIDNGEVISKTSSVYADTLFIEGLGSVKEYQVKLFSVDRDNNHSEPVVMNVTPLIPTTAAILETVTVQPGFSSLVVDWTNDQQLTVQILVNVKVGDKDVNQIYSSNLKKDRFVIENLTGVPHTVSVHIKDTYGNETEAVDFGQITPLIDAPISKDQWAFLRDQLLYGNKWDYSSDDNPFNQRPFPEYDRLYQNDSLKNAPMSHVEGRIEKFWDNEYDYEPVLNLNYFNTGQIGYPFSYYIDMGREIKASRFKIWQRNAWGMLYTGENVEIFEIWVSNDQDASDGILDDWEYVGRYRIVKPASVIEANNEARAGHEFMFYPDNPRFTKNFRYLRFKAIKQFGNGNSGCMSEITLFGTEADGSIIEDDKVLTGPIPGWE